The following proteins are co-located in the Cyprinus carpio isolate SPL01 chromosome B19, ASM1834038v1, whole genome shotgun sequence genome:
- the LOC109111865 gene encoding 26S proteasome non-ATPase regulatory subunit 4-like, translating to MGLESTMVCVDNSEYMRNGDFLPTRLQAQQDAVNIVCHSKTRSNPENNVGLITMANNCEVLTTLTPDTGRILSKLHAVQPLGTISFCTSIRVAHLALKHRQGKNHKMRIVAFVGSPVEDNEKDLVKLAKRLKKEKVNVDVINFGEEEVNTEKLTAFVNTLNGKEGTGSHLVTVPPGPSLADALLSSPILAGDGGTIMGLGPSDFEFGVDPSADPELALALRVSMEEQRQRQEEEARRAAAQSVAEAGIPTSTADESEEALLKMSASQPESSVAALPDFSNMTEEEQIAYAMQMSLAGGEFGESMDTGAPMDTAESKEEDDYDVMQDPDFLQSVLENLPGVDPNNEAIRNAMGSLASQSGNKQEGKKDDEKKK from the exons ATGGGGCTCGAAAGTACTATGGTCTG TGTGGACAACAGTGAATACATGAGGAATGGAGATTTCCTGCCCACCAGGTTGCAGGCACAGCAGGATGCTGTCAACATTGTCTGCCACTCAAAGACCCGTAGTAACCCAGAGAACAATGTGGGTCTAATCACAATGGCAAA TAATTGTGAGGTCCTCACCACTTTAACACCAGACACAGGCCGCATTCTCTCAAAGCTTCATGCGGTTCAGCCACTGGGAACAATCTCCTTCTGCACTAGCATACGAGTGGCACAT TTAGCACTAAAGCATAGACAAGGCAAGAACCACAAGATGAGGATTGTTGCTTTTGTGGGCAGCCCAGTAGAGGACAACGAAAAAGAT CTGGTAAAGTTGGCAAAGCGgttgaaaaaagaaaaggtcAATGTAGATGTGATAAATTTTGGAGAAGAG GAAGTGAACACGGAGAAACTGACTGCATTCGTGAACACTCTGAATGGAAAGGAGGGCACAGGTTCTCATCTGGTCACAGTGCCCCCTGGTCCCAGCCTGGCTGATGCCCTTCTGTCTTCTCCCATCTTGGCTGGTGATGGTGGTACCATAATGGGCCTGGGTCCAAGTGACTTTGAGTTTGGAGTGGACCCCAGTGCAGACCCAGAACTGGCCCTG GCTCTGCGTGTGTCTATGGAGGAACAAAGGCAGAGGCAGGAAGAGGAGGCTCGAAGGGCGGCCGCCCAATCAGTAGCTGAGGCTGGCATTCCCACCTCAACCGCTGACG AATCAGAAGAAGCTCTTCTGAAGATGTCTGCCTCTCAGCCTGAGAGCAGTGTGGCAGCACTGCCAGACTTCAGCAACATGACAGAAGAAGAGCAGATAGCCTATGCTATGCAGATGTCCCTGGCAGGTGGAG AATTCGGAGAATCAATGGATACAGGAGCTCCAATGGACACTGCGgaatctaag GAAGAGGATGATTATGATGTAATGCAGGACCCAGATTTCCTCCAGAGTGTCCTGGAGAATCTACCCGGTGTTGATCCCAACAATGAGGCCATCCGTAATGCCATGGGCTCCCTAGCCTCTCAGAGTGGTAACAaacaagaggggaaaaaagatgatgagaagaagaaataa
- the LOC109112353 gene encoding phosphatidylinositol 4-phosphate 5-kinase type-1 alpha-like yields the protein MATPAVVSTDGASSSIPGNRKVASSELPSISGSSQTNKKTMGHRGIDPTGETTYKKTTSSALKGAIQLGITHSVGSLSQKPERDVLMQDFEVVESIFFPSQGSNSTPGHHHGDFKFKTYAPIAFRYFREMFGIRPDDYLYSLCNEPLIELSNPGASGSIFYVSSDDEFIIKTVQHKEAEFLQTLLPGYFMNLNQNMRTLLPKFYGLYCVQAEGKNIRIVVMNNLLPSAVPMHLKFDLKGSTHKRRASPKERAKDLPTYKDLDFMQDMPEGIFLESDHYNALCRTIQRDCRVLQSFKIMDYSLLMGIHNLDRAGEEASTAVPDTQKKAQGQKPLYCTAIESIQGESKGNTSPQPYESMGGIPAFNSKGEKLLVFIGIIDILQSYRLVKKLEHSWKALLHDGDTVSVHRPSFYADRFQKFMCNTVFKKPTLKTSPSKKSRGGTVGTGGKKSNISVSGLSQQQSLPVAAEQTQPQQTTAQLCSSGAVSLSPDTQGDSGVQTARPDLLPQHLNEDEITSSSADTTLSATSPGSFQPSNTVALSRSSIAAQSSGESLDVEAISFSEIVPQTSTSE from the exons ATGGCTACGCCGGCTGTAGTTTCCACGGATGGAGCGAGCTCCA GTATTCCTGGAAATCGAAAGGTGGCTTCCTCTGAG CTTCCCAGCATCTCTGGTTCATCCCAGACGAACAAAAAGACCATGGGCCACAGAGGAATTGACCCCACTGGGGAAACCACATATAAAAAG ACCACATCATCTGCTTTGAAAGGTGCCATTCAGCTGGGCATCACACACAGTGTGGGAAGCTTGAGCCAGAAGCCAGAAAGAGACGTGCTCATGCAGGACTTCGAAGTGGTAGAAAGCATTTTCTTTCCCAG TCAAGGCAGCAACTCAACTCCAGGTCATCACCACGGTGACTTCAAGTTTAAAACATATGCTCCCATTGCGTTCCGCTACTTCAGAGAGATGTTTGGGATCCGACCTGATGACTACCTG TACTCTCTTTGTAATGAACCTCTTATTGAGCTGTCTAATCCTGGAGCGAGCGGGTCCATCTTCTACGTATCTAGTGATGATGAGTTTATCATTAAGACGGTACAACACAAAGAGGCAGAATTCTTGCAAACACTCCTGCCAGGTTACTTTATG AACCTGAACCAGAACATGCGTACGCTGCTTCCTAAGTTCTACGGCCTCTACTGTGTTCAGGCTGAGGGGAAGAACATCCGAATTGTAGTGATGAACAATCTGCTGCCAAGCGCTGTACCCATGCACCTTAAATTTGACCTGAAGGGCTCGACGCACAAGCGGCGTGCTTCACCGAAAGAAAGGGCCAAGGATTTGCCTACATACAAAGACCTAGACTTCATGCAGGACATGCCTGAGGGCATATTTCTGGAGAGTGACCACTACAATGCCCTATGCAGGACTATTCAGAGAGACTGTCGG GtactgcaaagttttaaaatcatGGACTACAGTCTGTTGATGGGTATCCACAACTTGGACCGGGCAGGTGAAGAGGCATCTACTGCAGTGCCCGATACCCAGAAAAAGGCACAAGGCCAGAAGCCCCTATACTGTACAGCCATTGAGTCTATTCAAGGAGAATCCAAGGGCAACACTTCACCACAGCCCTATGAAAG CATGGGAGGAATTCCAGCATTTAATTCAAAAGGAGAAAAATTGCTGGTTTTCATCGGCATCATTGACATCCTTCAGTCTTACAG GCTTGTGAAGAAGTTGGAGCACTCATGGAAAGCTCTGCTGCATGATGGG GACACTGTATCTGTGCACCGGCCGAGTTTCTATGCAGATCGCTTCCAGAAGTTTATGTGCAATACAGTCTTCAAAAAACCTACTT TGAAAACATCTCCCTCAAAGAAAAGTCGAGGAGGAACTGTGGGAACCGGTGGGAAGAAGTCAAACATTTCAGTATCTGGACTATCACAACAACAGTCCCTTCCTGTAGCAGCAGAACAAACACAGCCACAACAGACTACAGCGCAGCTGTGCAGCAGTGGAGCTGTGTCCCTCAGCCCAGACACTCAAGGAGACAGCG GTGTGCAAACTGCTCGTCCTGACCTGCTCCCACAGCACCTGAATGAAGATGAGATCACAAGTAGCTCAGCTGATACGACACTGTCAGCAACCTCTCCTGGAAGTTTTCAgccctcaaacactgtagctcTGAG TCGTAGCAGTATAGCGGCTCAGTCATCAGGGGAAAGCTTGGATGTGGAAGCCATTTCATTCAGTGAGATTGTTCCTCAGACAAGCACGTCAGAA TGA